The genome window CGACAGAACCAACCAGGCGCTTATGGTATAACGGAAGGTTTTCATCCGATCTCCCGAATCGAATGGCGGTCACGCCGGGCGTCGGACGCCGCCCGCATGCGGCCTCAGCACACAAAGCTAACATCGGTTGCCTACCGCAGCAAGCCCGGAACATCGCGTTCTACGCATCGGCGCTGTCTTTGTTACGATACCGCTTGCCCGCCGGGAGGAATCGGACAAAATTATCGGGTTGTGGTGGTGACCTCGACCGTCTCTTTCAAGGAGTCCCCGATGGACAGGGTGTGGCGGGTTGTGCTGTCATCGGTTTGTGGGTGTGTGATCCTGTTCGCGGCGGCGTCCGTCGGGGCGGCGCCCCGTCTGGCCGTCGTTATCGTCGTAGACCAGATGCGCGCCGATTACCTGACACGGCTGGAGTCGGAGTACACTGGCGGCCTGAACCGATTGGTCAAGGGCGGCGTGCGATTCACCGAGGCGCACCACGATCATGCTGTCACCGTTACCTCCGTCGGACACGCCGCCATTGCCACGGGGTGCTTTCCCGGACGGCATGGGATTGTCGGCAATTCCTGGTTCGATCGACGTTCCGGCCGAGTCGTGACCTCGTGGGGCGATTCGGCGGCCCCCGTCGTGGGCTCGACTGTAGGAGAGGGCGTTTCACCGGCGGCATTGCTGCGCCCCACTCTCGGCGAATGGCTGAAAGAGCAGTCGCCGTCAAGTCGAGTGTTTGCCATTTCGGGGAAGAACTACGCGGCCGCCATGATGGGCGGGCATCATCCCGATGGCGTTTGGTGGTACGATCACCGGACCGGCAACTTCATCACATCGACCTATTACCTGACTCAGGTTCCGGATTGGGTGGAGGCCTTCAACCGCTCCGAAGCCAAGGATCACTACTACCGCAAGGGTTGGGAGCGGGGCTGGCCGGAAGCGTCGTATTCCTCTGCGCACAGCGATTCCTTTCCGTCTGAGAACGACGGCATTGACATCACCTTCCCGCATCACTTCGACACGACAAGCCGCACGCCCGACAGTTCATATTACGGGGCGCTGCGGGTGACACCGTTCAGCGACGAGTTGCTGATCGATTTCGCCGCGGCGTTGGTGCGAGACGAGCAACTCGGTACCGACACCGTTCCCGACCTGCTGTGGATCAGTTGTTCGGCCACCGATATGATTGGTCATGCCTTCGGGCCGGACAGCCGGGAGATGGTCGACAACCTGCTGCGGCTCGACGGCACGATCGGTGGATTCCTCGGCTTTCTTGATGGGACGGTCGGCGCGGACAACTACGTGGTCGTGCTGGCTTCGGACCACGGCGTGATGCCGTTTCCCGAGGATCTGGCACGGCAGGGAATCATGGGTCAACGGGTCTCGCGCGTGGAGTACCGGCGGATCATCGACAGCGTCGTTGCCGGCACAGCGGAAGCGCTGGGCATCGGCGAGCCGCTGATCGAGGCCCGGGTCAATGGCATCGTTCTGGACACCGGCGCGGCACTCACGCGTGGGATCGCTCCGGAAGACCTGCGTCAGGCGGTCGCCGCCGATCTGCGTCGCGTTCCGTTCATCGACGAAGTCATGACCTATGATGAGCTGTTTGCGCCCCGTGCCGTCGTGCGCGGGTATCGCGATGTCTACCGCCGCAGTTTCTGCCCTGACCGGGCACCAGACCTGGCGTTGCGCCTGGTCGAATACACCTTGATCGATGACGGCGGTCATGGGACAACGCATGGATCACCTTACGATCATGACACGCATGTCCCTCTGCTGTTCTTTGGACAGGGCGTACTGGGTGGGCAGGTGATTGCGACTCCCGTGCGGACAGTCGATATCGCGCCGACGCTCGCCGCCATGATCGGTATCAAGGCGCCGGAAGGCATTGACGGGTCGGTACTGACCGAGGTACTGGCGAAGTGACACATCGGGCGCGCGACCACGCCGTTTTGAACCTGGAACAGAATCTGCCGGCTCAAGATCACCCTCACTCGCCCACCCTTGGCGGGCGACCTCTCCCGGAGGGAGAGGTTATCGGTCACCCTCTCCTCTGTGCGGCGGGTAGGGCCACGATGACGACGGGAGGGCAATTGTGAGTCTGCCGCTCTTGGCACTGGCGTTTCTTGTTCTTCTGGTCGCGGCGTATCGTCTCTACGGGGGCTGGGTGGCGCGGCAGTTCCGGATCGACGACAGCCGACCAACGCCGGCGCAGACGGTCAATGACGGGGTCGACTTCGTGCCGGTGCGCCCCTTCTATCTGTTCGGGCAACACTTCTCGGCGATTGCGGCGGCGGGGCCGATCGCCGGGCCGATTCTCGCCTGTCAGACCTTCGGATGGTTGCCCTGCCTGCTGTGGATTTCGCTCGGGGTCGTGCTGATCGGCGCGGTGCATGACTTTTCGACGCTGACCGCCTCGGTTCGTCACGGCGCCCGCTCCATTGCCGACATCACGCGCGAACATCTGGGGCCGCGGGCAGGGATGGCGATCCTGCTGTTCATCTGGATTTCGCTTTTGTACGTGGTGGTGGCCTTCACCGACATCACGGCAGGCACGTTCGTTCACACCAGCGAAGAACTGGAAGGGGTGTCTGTCCGCTTCAATCCCGGCGGAGCCGTCGCCGCCGCGAGCGTGCTCTACCTGACGCTGTCGGTCATCATGGGACTGGTGCAGCGATTCCTCAAGCCACCGCTGTGGCTGGTGACCATCATCTTCGTTCCGGCATCGCTGGCGGCCGCGTGGACGGGGACATACCTGTCGCACTGGCTGACCTTCGACGCGCGGACGTGGGGGCTACTGATCCTGGCCTACTGCGCCGTAGCGTCGGTCGTCCCGGTGTGGCTGCTCTTGCAGCCGCGAGGATACTTGGGCGGATTCATCCTCTACATGGCGCTGGGCATCGGCGTGATCGGGGTCTTCTTCGGCGGGTACGACATTCAACAACCGGCCTTCAACACCTGGGATGTGGGCGGGATGACGGGGACGTTGTTTCCGTTCCTGTTTGTGACGATCGCCTGCGGGGCCTGCTCGGGATTCCACGGTCTCGTGTGTTCGGGGACGACATCGAAACAGGTCGAGAAGGAATCGCACCTACAGCCGGTCGGCTACGGGGCCATGCTCGCGGAGGGGTTCGTGGCCCTGATCGCGCTGGTGACGATCATGATGATCACCCCGGCGCAGACGCAGGGGCTCAAGCCGGGTACGATCTACGGCAACGGCATCGGACGGTTCCTGACGCTTCTGATCGGCGAGCGCAACCTTCCCTTCGCGGTCACATTCGGCGCAATGGCCTTCTCGACGTTTGTGTTCGACACGCTCGACGTCTGCACGCGTCTGGGGCGGTACATTCTGCAGGAGTTGTCCGGGCGGCGCGACCGGGTCAGCGCAGTCGTGGCGACACTGGTGACGATTGCCCTGCCGGTCTACTTCATCGCCGGCGCCAAAGAAGGGG of Candidatus Zixiibacteriota bacterium contains these proteins:
- a CDS encoding carbon starvation CstA family protein, giving the protein MSLPLLALAFLVLLVAAYRLYGGWVARQFRIDDSRPTPAQTVNDGVDFVPVRPFYLFGQHFSAIAAAGPIAGPILACQTFGWLPCLLWISLGVVLIGAVHDFSTLTASVRHGARSIADITREHLGPRAGMAILLFIWISLLYVVVAFTDITAGTFVHTSEELEGVSVRFNPGGAVAAASVLYLTLSVIMGLVQRFLKPPLWLVTIIFVPASLAAAWTGTYLSHWLTFDARTWGLLILAYCAVASVVPVWLLLQPRGYLGGFILYMALGIGVIGVFFGGYDIQQPAFNTWDVGGMTGTLFPFLFVTIACGACSGFHGLVCSGTTSKQVEKESHLQPVGYGAMLAEGFVALIALVTIMMITPAQTQGLKPGTIYGNGIGRFLTLLIGERNLPFAVTFGAMAFSTFVFDTLDVCTRLGRYILQELSGRRDRVSAVVATLVTIALPVYFIAGAKEGAWVRFWTLFGASNQLLAALSLLTITIWLYQARKRIAFTLLPMLFVLTITLWALIKLSLANFHAMQGVDVAFLNGVAALALIMLAMLLAVTAVWKASHDSTHA
- a CDS encoding alkaline phosphatase family protein; amino-acid sequence: MDRVWRVVLSSVCGCVILFAAASVGAAPRLAVVIVVDQMRADYLTRLESEYTGGLNRLVKGGVRFTEAHHDHAVTVTSVGHAAIATGCFPGRHGIVGNSWFDRRSGRVVTSWGDSAAPVVGSTVGEGVSPAALLRPTLGEWLKEQSPSSRVFAISGKNYAAAMMGGHHPDGVWWYDHRTGNFITSTYYLTQVPDWVEAFNRSEAKDHYYRKGWERGWPEASYSSAHSDSFPSENDGIDITFPHHFDTTSRTPDSSYYGALRVTPFSDELLIDFAAALVRDEQLGTDTVPDLLWISCSATDMIGHAFGPDSREMVDNLLRLDGTIGGFLGFLDGTVGADNYVVVLASDHGVMPFPEDLARQGIMGQRVSRVEYRRIIDSVVAGTAEALGIGEPLIEARVNGIVLDTGAALTRGIAPEDLRQAVAADLRRVPFIDEVMTYDELFAPRAVVRGYRDVYRRSFCPDRAPDLALRLVEYTLIDDGGHGTTHGSPYDHDTHVPLLFFGQGVLGGQVIATPVRTVDIAPTLAAMIGIKAPEGIDGSVLTEVLAK